A window from Plodia interpunctella isolate USDA-ARS_2022_Savannah chromosome 2, ilPloInte3.2, whole genome shotgun sequence encodes these proteins:
- the LOC128675507 gene encoding facilitated trehalose transporter Tret1-like isoform X1 translates to MSFNKNNPNAMGKIMGYLKQLSTEMGGNEQNRRGQADEERLYRSRGPKYARVPSKPTLSASTTCTSLATSCGSQGTLAPNYATIPENVSTESSSEDEQDSFEKTRRHFQQLRQISLGNEFKYKMEMEIKSAKDENLRNSIPFVKQLSTDSNKVKSDYTINGDTQPYRPTTQRVFLWTQILAAFAVSMGSLIVGFSSGYTSPAITNMNYTLHMDTEEISWVGGLMPLAALVGGLSGGPLIEYLGRRIAISGTAIPFFVGWMLIANAYNVPMVFAGRALCGVCVGVVSLAFPVYLGETLQPEVRGALGLLPTAFGNTGILLAYFVGSHLDWSQLAFFGAALPVPFFLLMLLTPETPYWYVSKGRVEDARKSLQWLRGKNVNVDKEMRDLTRLQADSNLLGGNVIGQLFSRRNMPALLIALGLMIFQQFSGINAVIFYAQSIFQMSGSSIDTNLSSIIIGLVNFVSTFIATALIDRLGRKILLYISSTSMIITLMALGAYCYLKIAKVDVSAYGWLPLGCLVIYVLGFSVGFGPIPWLMLGEILPAKIRGSAAAMATGLNWTCAFIVTKTFHTLSNAIQMHGTLWLFGVICLAGLFFVIFFVPETRGKTLEEIELKLTGGSRRVRNIKSSKTAQNGC, encoded by the exons ATGAGCTTTAATAAGAACAACCCCAATGCAATGGGGAAGATTATGGGATATCTCAAGCAGCTTTCCACCGAAATG GGTGGGAACGAGCAAAACCGTAGGGGTCAGGCGGACGAGGAACGACTGTACAGGTCGCGTGGACCCAAATACGCGAGGGTCCCTTCGAAACCCACCCTATCAGCTTCGACAACCTGTACCTCCTTGGCGACCTCCTGTGGATCCCAGGGGACACTCGCACCTAATTACGCTACGATTCCCGAAAACGTTTCCACTGAGAGCAGCAGTGAAGACGAACAGGACTCCTTTGAGAAGACCCGTCGCCATTTCCAGCAATTACGCCAAATCAGTCTCGGAAACgagtttaaatacaaaatggaGATGGAAATAAAAAGTGCTAAAGATGAGAACTTGAGGAACTCCATTCCGTTTGTGAAACAACTGAGCACGGACAGTAACAAAGTAAAAAGTGACTATACCATCAATGGAGACACTCAACCTTATAGACCCACCACCCAGCGAGTTTTTCTTTGGACTCAg ATATTGGCTGCCTTTGCAGTTTCCATGGGATCATTAATCGTCGGTTTCTCTTCAGGCTACACTTCACCAGCTATTACTAACATGAATTACACATTGCATATGGATACCGAGGAG ATAAGCTGGGTTGGTGGATTGATGCCGTTAGCTGCGTTGGTTGGCGGTCTATCTGGAGGGCCGCTTATTGAATATTTGGGAAGAAGAATAGCTATAAGCGGAACAGCTATCCCCTTCTTCGTGGGATGGATGCTTATTGCAAATGCATATAATGTGCCCATGGTATTTGCTGGAAGAGCCCTATGTGGAGTCTGCGTTGGTGTCGTATCTCTTGCCTTTCCTGTCTACCTCGGAGAAACCCTACAACCTGAAGTAAGAGGCGCCCTTGGATTACTTCCAACAGCATTTGGTAATACTGGCATTCTACTGGCGTATTTCGTTGGAAGCCATTTGGATTGGTCACAACTTGCATTCTTCGGTGCAGCACTCCCCGTTCCATTTTTCTTGCTTATGTTATTGACACCGGAAACTCCTTATTGGTACGTCTCGAAAGGACGTGTTGAAGATGCTCGCAAATCTCTACAGTGGCTTAGAGGCAAGAATGTGAACGTAGACAAAGAAATGCGAGATCTCACAAGACTTCAAGCCGATTCTAATCTATTGGGTGGTAATGTCATAGGACAGTTATTTAGTAGAAGAAATATGCCCGCTTTGCTCATAGCACTAGGTTTAATGATTTTCCAGCAATTCAGTGGCATTAATGCAGTTATATTCTATGCTCAATCAATATTCCAAATGTCTGGAAGTAGTATCGACACCAATTTATCAAGCATCATTATTGGACTAGTAAATTTCGTGTCCACGTTTATTGCAACTGCTCTCATTGATCGTCTCGGCAGAAAAATTCTTTTGTACATTTCCTCAACATCTATGATCATAACATTAATGGCATTGGGAGCATATTGCTATTTGAAGATAGCTAAAGTGGATGTTTCAGCATATGGATGGCTGCCATTGGGCTGTCTCGTGATATACGTGTTGGGATTTTCAGTCGGCTTTGGACCTATTCCATGGCTGATGCTTGGAGAAATTTTACCAGCAAAGATTCGCGGTTCTGCTGCAGCAATGGCAACTGGACTTAATTGGACGTGCGCCTTTATCGTCACCAAGACATTCCACACTCTTAGTAATGCAATACAAATGCACGGCACATTGTGGCTATTTGGAGTTATATGCCTTGCTGGATTATTCTTCGTCATTTTCTTCGTGCCCGAGACTCGAGGAAAAACTTTGGAAGAGATCGAACTTAAACTAACTGGAGGATCACGCAGAGTCCGAAATATTAAAAGCAGTAAAACTGCACAGAATGGGTGCTAA
- the LOC128675507 gene encoding facilitated trehalose transporter Tret1-like isoform X2, which yields MEMEIKSAKDENLRNSIPFVKQLSTDSNKVKSDYTINGDTQPYRPTTQRVFLWTQILAAFAVSMGSLIVGFSSGYTSPAITNMNYTLHMDTEEISWVGGLMPLAALVGGLSGGPLIEYLGRRIAISGTAIPFFVGWMLIANAYNVPMVFAGRALCGVCVGVVSLAFPVYLGETLQPEVRGALGLLPTAFGNTGILLAYFVGSHLDWSQLAFFGAALPVPFFLLMLLTPETPYWYVSKGRVEDARKSLQWLRGKNVNVDKEMRDLTRLQADSNLLGGNVIGQLFSRRNMPALLIALGLMIFQQFSGINAVIFYAQSIFQMSGSSIDTNLSSIIIGLVNFVSTFIATALIDRLGRKILLYISSTSMIITLMALGAYCYLKIAKVDVSAYGWLPLGCLVIYVLGFSVGFGPIPWLMLGEILPAKIRGSAAAMATGLNWTCAFIVTKTFHTLSNAIQMHGTLWLFGVICLAGLFFVIFFVPETRGKTLEEIELKLTGGSRRVRNIKSSKTAQNGC from the exons atggaGATGGAAATAAAAAGTGCTAAAGATGAGAACTTGAGGAACTCCATTCCGTTTGTGAAACAACTGAGCACGGACAGTAACAAAGTAAAAAGTGACTATACCATCAATGGAGACACTCAACCTTATAGACCCACCACCCAGCGAGTTTTTCTTTGGACTCAg ATATTGGCTGCCTTTGCAGTTTCCATGGGATCATTAATCGTCGGTTTCTCTTCAGGCTACACTTCACCAGCTATTACTAACATGAATTACACATTGCATATGGATACCGAGGAG ATAAGCTGGGTTGGTGGATTGATGCCGTTAGCTGCGTTGGTTGGCGGTCTATCTGGAGGGCCGCTTATTGAATATTTGGGAAGAAGAATAGCTATAAGCGGAACAGCTATCCCCTTCTTCGTGGGATGGATGCTTATTGCAAATGCATATAATGTGCCCATGGTATTTGCTGGAAGAGCCCTATGTGGAGTCTGCGTTGGTGTCGTATCTCTTGCCTTTCCTGTCTACCTCGGAGAAACCCTACAACCTGAAGTAAGAGGCGCCCTTGGATTACTTCCAACAGCATTTGGTAATACTGGCATTCTACTGGCGTATTTCGTTGGAAGCCATTTGGATTGGTCACAACTTGCATTCTTCGGTGCAGCACTCCCCGTTCCATTTTTCTTGCTTATGTTATTGACACCGGAAACTCCTTATTGGTACGTCTCGAAAGGACGTGTTGAAGATGCTCGCAAATCTCTACAGTGGCTTAGAGGCAAGAATGTGAACGTAGACAAAGAAATGCGAGATCTCACAAGACTTCAAGCCGATTCTAATCTATTGGGTGGTAATGTCATAGGACAGTTATTTAGTAGAAGAAATATGCCCGCTTTGCTCATAGCACTAGGTTTAATGATTTTCCAGCAATTCAGTGGCATTAATGCAGTTATATTCTATGCTCAATCAATATTCCAAATGTCTGGAAGTAGTATCGACACCAATTTATCAAGCATCATTATTGGACTAGTAAATTTCGTGTCCACGTTTATTGCAACTGCTCTCATTGATCGTCTCGGCAGAAAAATTCTTTTGTACATTTCCTCAACATCTATGATCATAACATTAATGGCATTGGGAGCATATTGCTATTTGAAGATAGCTAAAGTGGATGTTTCAGCATATGGATGGCTGCCATTGGGCTGTCTCGTGATATACGTGTTGGGATTTTCAGTCGGCTTTGGACCTATTCCATGGCTGATGCTTGGAGAAATTTTACCAGCAAAGATTCGCGGTTCTGCTGCAGCAATGGCAACTGGACTTAATTGGACGTGCGCCTTTATCGTCACCAAGACATTCCACACTCTTAGTAATGCAATACAAATGCACGGCACATTGTGGCTATTTGGAGTTATATGCCTTGCTGGATTATTCTTCGTCATTTTCTTCGTGCCCGAGACTCGAGGAAAAACTTTGGAAGAGATCGAACTTAAACTAACTGGAGGATCACGCAGAGTCCGAAATATTAAAAGCAGTAAAACTGCACAGAATGGGTGCTAA
- the LOC128675507 gene encoding facilitated trehalose transporter Tret1-like isoform X3 — translation MFFKPFLLSKRYANCILAAFAVSMGSLIVGFSSGYTSPAITNMNYTLHMDTEEISWVGGLMPLAALVGGLSGGPLIEYLGRRIAISGTAIPFFVGWMLIANAYNVPMVFAGRALCGVCVGVVSLAFPVYLGETLQPEVRGALGLLPTAFGNTGILLAYFVGSHLDWSQLAFFGAALPVPFFLLMLLTPETPYWYVSKGRVEDARKSLQWLRGKNVNVDKEMRDLTRLQADSNLLGGNVIGQLFSRRNMPALLIALGLMIFQQFSGINAVIFYAQSIFQMSGSSIDTNLSSIIIGLVNFVSTFIATALIDRLGRKILLYISSTSMIITLMALGAYCYLKIAKVDVSAYGWLPLGCLVIYVLGFSVGFGPIPWLMLGEILPAKIRGSAAAMATGLNWTCAFIVTKTFHTLSNAIQMHGTLWLFGVICLAGLFFVIFFVPETRGKTLEEIELKLTGGSRRVRNIKSSKTAQNGC, via the exons ATGTTTTTCAAACCATTCCTGCTCAGCAAACGATATGCAAACTGT ATATTGGCTGCCTTTGCAGTTTCCATGGGATCATTAATCGTCGGTTTCTCTTCAGGCTACACTTCACCAGCTATTACTAACATGAATTACACATTGCATATGGATACCGAGGAG ATAAGCTGGGTTGGTGGATTGATGCCGTTAGCTGCGTTGGTTGGCGGTCTATCTGGAGGGCCGCTTATTGAATATTTGGGAAGAAGAATAGCTATAAGCGGAACAGCTATCCCCTTCTTCGTGGGATGGATGCTTATTGCAAATGCATATAATGTGCCCATGGTATTTGCTGGAAGAGCCCTATGTGGAGTCTGCGTTGGTGTCGTATCTCTTGCCTTTCCTGTCTACCTCGGAGAAACCCTACAACCTGAAGTAAGAGGCGCCCTTGGATTACTTCCAACAGCATTTGGTAATACTGGCATTCTACTGGCGTATTTCGTTGGAAGCCATTTGGATTGGTCACAACTTGCATTCTTCGGTGCAGCACTCCCCGTTCCATTTTTCTTGCTTATGTTATTGACACCGGAAACTCCTTATTGGTACGTCTCGAAAGGACGTGTTGAAGATGCTCGCAAATCTCTACAGTGGCTTAGAGGCAAGAATGTGAACGTAGACAAAGAAATGCGAGATCTCACAAGACTTCAAGCCGATTCTAATCTATTGGGTGGTAATGTCATAGGACAGTTATTTAGTAGAAGAAATATGCCCGCTTTGCTCATAGCACTAGGTTTAATGATTTTCCAGCAATTCAGTGGCATTAATGCAGTTATATTCTATGCTCAATCAATATTCCAAATGTCTGGAAGTAGTATCGACACCAATTTATCAAGCATCATTATTGGACTAGTAAATTTCGTGTCCACGTTTATTGCAACTGCTCTCATTGATCGTCTCGGCAGAAAAATTCTTTTGTACATTTCCTCAACATCTATGATCATAACATTAATGGCATTGGGAGCATATTGCTATTTGAAGATAGCTAAAGTGGATGTTTCAGCATATGGATGGCTGCCATTGGGCTGTCTCGTGATATACGTGTTGGGATTTTCAGTCGGCTTTGGACCTATTCCATGGCTGATGCTTGGAGAAATTTTACCAGCAAAGATTCGCGGTTCTGCTGCAGCAATGGCAACTGGACTTAATTGGACGTGCGCCTTTATCGTCACCAAGACATTCCACACTCTTAGTAATGCAATACAAATGCACGGCACATTGTGGCTATTTGGAGTTATATGCCTTGCTGGATTATTCTTCGTCATTTTCTTCGTGCCCGAGACTCGAGGAAAAACTTTGGAAGAGATCGAACTTAAACTAACTGGAGGATCACGCAGAGTCCGAAATATTAAAAGCAGTAAAACTGCACAGAATGGGTGCTAA